Proteins found in one Tamandua tetradactyla isolate mTamTet1 chromosome 3, mTamTet1.pri, whole genome shotgun sequence genomic segment:
- the LOC143676457 gene encoding eukaryotic peptide chain release factor subunit 1-like, with translation MADDPSAADRNVEIWKIKKLIKSLEAARGNGTSMISLIIPPKDQISRVAKMLADEFGTASNIKSRVNRLSVLGAITSVQQRLKLYNKVPPNGLVVYCGTIVTEEGKEKKVNIDFEPFKPINTSLYLCDNKFHTEALTALLSDDSKFGFIVIDGSGALFGTLQGNTREVLHKFTVDLPKKHCRGGQSALHFACLRMEKQHNYVPKVAETAVQLFITGDKVNVAGLVLAGSADFKTELSQSDMFDQRLQSKVLKLVCISYGGENGFNQAIELSTEVLSNVKFIQEKKLIGRYFDEISQDTGKYCFGVEDTLKALEMGAVEILIVYENLDIMRYVLHCQGTEEEKILYLTPEQEKDKSHFTDKETGQEHELIESMPLLEWFANNYKKFRATLEIVTDKSQEGSQFVKGFGGIGGILRYRVDFQGMEYQGGDDEFFDLDDY, from the exons ATGGCGGACGACCCCAGTGCTGCCGACAGGAATGTGGAGATCTGGAAGATCAAGAAGCTCATCAAGAGCTTGGAGGCGGCCCG TGGCAATGGCACAAGCATGATTTCGTTGATCATTCCTCCCAAAGACCAGATCTCACGAGTGGCAAAAATGTTAGCAGATGAGTTTGGAACTGCATCTAACATTAAGTCACGAGTAAACCGCCTTTCAGTCCTGGGAGCCATTACATCTGTACAACAAAGACTCAAACTTTATAACAAAGTACCTCCAAATGGTCTGGTTGTTTACTGTGGAACAATTGTAacggaagaaggaaaggagaagaaagtcaACATTGACTTTGAGCCTTTCAAACCAATTAATACGTCATTGTATTTATGTGACAACAAATTCCATACGGAGGCTCTTACAGCACTACTTTCAGATGATAGCAAGTTTGGCTTCATTGTAATAGATGGTAGTGGTGCCCTTTTTGGCACACTCCAAGGAAACACAAGAGAAGTCCTGCACAAATTCACTGTGGATCTCCCAAAGAAACACTGTAGAGGAGGTCAGTCTGCCTTGCATTTTGCCTGtttaagaatggaaaaacaaCATAACTACGTTCCGAAAGTAGCTGAGACTGCTGTGCAGCTGTTTATTACTGGGGACAAAGTGAATGTGGCTGGTCTTGTTTTAGCTGGATCAGCTGACTTTAAAACTGAACTAAGTCAGTCTGATATGTTTGATCAGAGGTTGcaatcaaaagttttaaaattagtttgtaTCTCCTATGGTGGTGAAAATGGATTCAACCAAGCTATTGAGTTATCTACTGAAGTTCTCTCCAACGTGAAATTTATTCAAGAGAAGAAATTAATAGGACgatattttgatgaaatcagCCAGGACACGGGCAAGTACTGTTTTGGAGTTGAAGATACACTAAAGGCTTTGGAAATGGGAGCTGTAGAGATCCTAATAGTCTATGAAAATCTGGATATAATGAGATATGTTCTTCATTGCCAAGgcacagaagaggagaaaattctCTATCTAACTCCggaacaagagaaggataaaTCTCATTTCACAGACAAAGAGACAGGCCAGGAACATGAGCTGATTGAGAGCATGCCCCTACTGGAATGGTTTGCTAACAACTATAAAAAATTCAGAGCTACATTGGAAATTGTCACAGATAAGTCACAAGAAGGATCCCAGTTTGTGAAAGGATTTGGTGGAATTGGAGGTATCTTGCGGTACCGAGTAGATTTCCAGGGAATGGAATACCAAGGAGGAGACGATGAATTTTTTGACCTCGATGACTACTAG